The Deltaproteobacteria bacterium genome window below encodes:
- a CDS encoding class I SAM-dependent methyltransferase produces the protein MTQWRTPAEQWQHWAQDDRLVLAPIVVVDAWDEELLRRLDIAAFIAGADPRAVATPAAAVSVSADSMPTLVRPAPDDAGVDDEDDAAATLVHGARVRDDDEAEAPSQLEVSLQAQGDALQIELTPPPAPSVGEQATTTAAARTDEAWFIPPLTDSARGMPQVGAVISGETVIAMPPSAPPEPSALRDDGPAIRTGTTLIPTEVEPNTSQTAGVIISRDDVFDEPEPPPPPPRRPSKIVIADAGGTQIAPSPLPEPPPVEVAEAIEAEIDPEMIESSDLLEAPEPPPMRPAPNRGEGPPPPPRTDARPSDDLDPATWAVDGATPSMRPEPPPAPRPEPPPAPRVEPPPAPAPARPVELAPVLTGRTLPPGDGPHWSDAVFGAHYGALARVDADRLARLEAQFVLELAGISGAATVIDVGCGDGRHANAFSEAGARVVGLDASAAQLGLATDAHGPSLPNLRWHHGDVRDRTVQEQFDLVTCLGSTYGIYDDVQNRRVLEGVRELCRPLGRVVLQVLNRDHAVPRLPARTWWQGNRCVVLDEADLDARSSRVQVKRTIVFEDGRQFEHVYAVRLYAVHELAADCEAVGLRVLEVSGSRHTRGRFFGATSPDIWLMAERR, from the coding sequence ATGACGCAGTGGCGCACGCCGGCCGAGCAGTGGCAGCACTGGGCGCAGGACGATCGCCTCGTGCTCGCGCCGATCGTCGTGGTCGATGCCTGGGACGAGGAACTGCTGCGTCGGCTCGACATCGCTGCCTTCATCGCCGGCGCCGACCCGCGGGCGGTTGCCACCCCTGCGGCCGCCGTCTCGGTGTCGGCCGACAGCATGCCCACGCTCGTGCGACCGGCCCCCGACGACGCCGGCGTCGACGACGAGGACGACGCCGCCGCGACGCTCGTGCACGGCGCCCGCGTGCGCGACGACGACGAGGCCGAGGCGCCCTCGCAGCTCGAGGTGTCGCTGCAGGCCCAGGGCGATGCGCTGCAGATCGAGCTGACACCGCCGCCTGCGCCGAGCGTCGGCGAGCAGGCCACGACCACCGCCGCGGCCCGCACCGACGAGGCTTGGTTCATCCCGCCGCTCACCGACAGCGCGCGCGGCATGCCGCAGGTTGGCGCGGTGATCTCGGGCGAGACGGTGATCGCGATGCCGCCGTCGGCACCGCCGGAGCCGTCGGCCCTGCGCGACGATGGCCCCGCGATCCGAACCGGTACGACGCTCATCCCGACCGAGGTGGAGCCGAACACCTCGCAGACCGCCGGCGTGATCATCTCGCGGGACGACGTCTTCGACGAGCCCGAGCCGCCGCCGCCGCCGCCGCGTCGCCCGAGCAAGATTGTGATCGCGGACGCCGGCGGCACGCAGATCGCACCGTCGCCGCTGCCCGAGCCGCCGCCGGTCGAGGTGGCCGAGGCAATCGAGGCCGAGATCGACCCCGAGATGATCGAGTCGTCGGACCTCCTCGAGGCCCCCGAGCCGCCGCCGATGCGGCCCGCGCCGAACCGAGGCGAGGGCCCGCCGCCGCCGCCCCGCACCGACGCACGACCCAGCGACGACCTCGACCCCGCGACGTGGGCGGTGGACGGCGCGACGCCGTCGATGCGGCCGGAGCCCCCGCCAGCCCCGCGACCCGAGCCCCCGCCGGCCCCGCGCGTCGAGCCGCCGCCGGCTCCGGCACCGGCAAGGCCGGTCGAGCTGGCGCCGGTGCTCACGGGACGCACGCTCCCGCCCGGCGACGGACCCCACTGGTCCGACGCCGTCTTCGGCGCGCACTACGGCGCGCTCGCCCGCGTCGACGCCGATCGCCTGGCGCGGCTCGAGGCCCAATTCGTGCTCGAGCTGGCGGGCATCAGCGGCGCGGCCACGGTCATCGACGTCGGTTGCGGCGATGGACGCCACGCCAACGCATTCTCGGAGGCGGGGGCGCGCGTGGTCGGTCTCGACGCGTCGGCGGCCCAGCTCGGGCTCGCGACGGACGCCCATGGTCCGTCGCTGCCGAACCTGCGCTGGCACCACGGCGACGTCCGTGACCGCACTGTCCAGGAGCAGTTCGACCTCGTCACTTGCCTCGGCTCGACGTACGGGATCTACGACGATGTCCAGAACCGACGCGTGCTCGAAGGCGTGCGCGAGCTGTGTCGACCGCTCGGGCGCGTGGTGCTGCAGGTGTTGAACCGCGACCACGCAGTCCCGCGCCTGCCGGCCCGCACGTGGTGGCAGGGCAATCGCTGCGTCGTGCTCGACGAAGCCGACCTCGACGCTCGCAGCAGTCGCGTGCAGGTGAAGCGCACGATCGTGTTCGAGGATGGTCGGCAGTTCGAGCACGTGTACGCCGTGCGCCTGTACGCAGTGCACGAGCTCGCAGCGGACTGCGAGGCGGTGGGTCTGCGGGTGCTCGAGGTGTCGGGGAGCCGGCACACGCGCGGCCGCTTCTTCGGTGCGACGTCGCCCGACATTTGGCTCATGGCCGAGCGGCGCTGA
- the psd gene encoding phosphatidylserine decarboxylase (Phosphatidylserine decarboxylase is synthesized as a single chain precursor. Generation of the pyruvoyl active site from a Ser is coupled to cleavage of a Gly-Ser bond between the larger (beta) and smaller (alpha chains). It is an integral membrane protein.), with protein MGSRAEPWRTRVAAAVIDASPDYASTLISRAMGMAARMRLPPKVGRAAINACMRYFDVNAHDIDPLALEDGFESFDAFFTRPLRSGARSIDRSARTLVSPCDGELREVVTIERSDTEVVAKGQRFSIGELLADEGLAERFVGGTASTIYLHPRDYHRVHAPCDALAWQVSLVPGRLLPVTAAAVARVPRLFALNERMVHVLETGHGHVAVVMVAAFGVGHMTCSYHRFAPHPRELQLHRCDPPARLRKGDELGVFHLGSTVIVVTEPGMHVVERVTPVTMRLGQPLLEDDAP; from the coding sequence ATGGGATCCCGTGCCGAACCATGGCGAACGCGGGTTGCGGCCGCGGTGATCGATGCGTCGCCGGACTACGCATCCACCCTCATCTCCCGAGCGATGGGCATGGCCGCCCGCATGCGCTTGCCGCCGAAGGTCGGCCGCGCGGCGATCAACGCGTGCATGCGCTACTTCGACGTCAACGCGCACGACATCGATCCGCTCGCGCTGGAGGACGGCTTCGAGAGCTTCGACGCCTTCTTCACGCGGCCGCTGCGTAGCGGTGCGCGCTCCATCGATCGCAGCGCGCGGACACTGGTCTCGCCTTGCGACGGCGAACTCCGGGAGGTCGTGACGATCGAGCGCAGCGACACCGAGGTCGTCGCCAAGGGCCAGCGCTTCTCGATCGGCGAGCTGCTCGCCGACGAGGGGCTGGCCGAGCGCTTTGTCGGTGGCACCGCGTCCACCATCTACCTGCACCCCCGCGACTACCACCGCGTGCACGCGCCCTGCGATGCGCTGGCGTGGCAGGTGTCGCTGGTGCCGGGGCGGCTGCTGCCGGTCACCGCCGCGGCGGTTGCACGGGTGCCGCGCTTGTTCGCGCTCAACGAGCGCATGGTCCACGTGCTCGAGACCGGTCACGGTCACGTCGCAGTCGTGATGGTCGCCGCGTTCGGCGTCGGTCACATGACCTGTTCGTACCACCGCTTCGCACCGCATCCGCGCGAGCTGCAGCTGCACCGCTGCGACCCACCGGCGCGGCTGCGCAAGGGCGACGAGCTCGGGGTGTTCCACCTCGGGAGCACCGTCATCGTCGTCACGGAGCCCGGCATGCACGTGGTCGAGCGGGTCACGCCCGTCACGATGCGTCTCGGACAACCGCTGCTCGAGGACGACGCGCCATGA
- a CDS encoding dihydroorotate dehydrogenase, with protein sequence MRPEQVDLSCRLGAITLPHPVMAASGCFAYGQQFADFMDLRRLAGLSTKGISPKPRFGNPLPRICETDAGMINSIGLENVGVEAFLRDKLPYLAELGISVWVNFFGEDFDSYVECARGLEAGRTRGIDVLEMNISCPNIKKGGIEFGTVPEVAHRLTRACAAVTDLPIVVKLTPNVSDIVAMAQAVHDAGAAGVSLINTLTAMAIDVRTRRPRVATTYGGLSGPAIKPVALRMVHQVHRAIPTLPICGMGGILNGEDALEFIMAGASCVQVGTANFARPDAALHVLDDLRALMASLGIASVAEVVGCVQPHAAEPPWQAPEPA encoded by the coding sequence CTGCGGCCGGAGCAGGTCGATTTGAGCTGCCGCCTGGGTGCGATCACGCTGCCGCACCCTGTGATGGCCGCCTCGGGCTGCTTCGCTTACGGGCAACAGTTCGCCGACTTCATGGACCTGCGCCGACTCGCGGGGCTCTCGACCAAGGGCATCTCGCCCAAGCCGCGCTTCGGCAACCCGCTGCCGCGCATCTGCGAGACCGACGCCGGCATGATCAACTCGATCGGCCTCGAGAACGTCGGCGTCGAAGCATTCCTGCGCGACAAGCTGCCGTACCTCGCGGAACTCGGCATCAGCGTGTGGGTCAACTTCTTCGGCGAGGACTTCGACAGCTACGTCGAGTGCGCGCGCGGCCTCGAGGCCGGTCGCACCCGCGGCATCGACGTGCTCGAGATGAACATCTCGTGCCCCAACATCAAGAAGGGCGGCATCGAGTTCGGCACCGTGCCCGAGGTCGCCCATCGTCTGACGCGCGCGTGCGCGGCGGTGACCGACCTGCCGATCGTCGTCAAGCTGACGCCGAACGTCTCGGACATCGTCGCGATGGCGCAGGCGGTGCACGACGCCGGCGCGGCCGGGGTCTCGCTCATCAACACGCTCACCGCGATGGCGATCGACGTGCGCACACGTCGACCGCGGGTCGCCACCACCTATGGCGGGCTGTCGGGGCCCGCGATCAAGCCGGTCGCGCTGCGGATGGTGCATCAGGTCCATCGCGCGATCCCGACGCTGCCGATCTGCGGCATGGGTGGCATCCTGAACGGCGAAGACGCCCTCGAGTTCATCATGGCCGGGGCCAGCTGCGTGCAGGTCGGCACCGCCAACTTCGCGCGGCCCGACGCCGCCCTGCACGTGCTGGACGATCTGCGCGCGCTCATGGCCTCGCTCGGCATCGCCAGCGTGGCCGAGGTGGTGGGCTGCGTGCAGCCCCACGCCGCCGAGCCGCCCTGGCAGGCACCCGAGCCGGCGTAG
- a CDS encoding dephospho-CoA kinase: MDTRMDVYGLTGGIGSGKSAVAELLEQYGVPVVSADELARVVVARGSEGLAEVVAAFGPEVLDEREELDRRRMATLVFQDPAKRQQLEGILHPRIRERYEQVLDAIEKSGHDVAVYEVPLLFEKNLQGDMHAVILVTADESVRVARVCARDGVTEAEVRARMAVQLPEDVKRKRADYVIVNDGNYDDLRREVEFMMARFMRVGPLRPTGAGPRPPAVREAELGAPGEPMAPGGTARLFGFPPPATTPDD; the protein is encoded by the coding sequence GTGGACACGCGCATGGACGTCTACGGCCTCACCGGTGGCATCGGGAGCGGCAAGTCCGCGGTGGCGGAGCTACTCGAGCAGTACGGCGTGCCGGTGGTGTCGGCCGACGAGCTCGCGCGGGTGGTGGTCGCACGCGGCAGCGAAGGGCTCGCGGAGGTCGTCGCCGCGTTCGGCCCCGAGGTGCTCGACGAGCGCGAGGAGCTCGATCGCCGTCGCATGGCCACGCTGGTGTTCCAGGATCCGGCGAAGCGCCAGCAGCTCGAGGGCATCTTGCACCCGCGGATCCGCGAGCGCTACGAGCAGGTGCTCGACGCCATCGAGAAGTCCGGGCACGACGTCGCGGTCTACGAGGTTCCGCTGCTGTTCGAGAAGAACCTTCAGGGCGACATGCATGCCGTCATCCTCGTGACCGCCGACGAGTCCGTGCGGGTCGCGAGGGTCTGCGCGCGCGATGGCGTGACCGAGGCCGAGGTGCGCGCACGCATGGCGGTGCAGCTCCCCGAAGACGTCAAGCGCAAGCGGGCCGACTACGTCATCGTGAACGACGGCAACTACGACGATCTGCGCCGCGAGGTCGAGTTCATGATGGCCCGCTTCATGCGCGTCGGTCCGCTGCGTCCCACCGGCGCCGGGCCGCGTCCGCCGGCGGTCCGCGAGGCCGAGCTCGGCGCGCCCGGCGAGCCGATGGCGCCCGGCGGCACCGCGCGCCTGTTCGGCTTCCCGCCACCGGCCACCACGCCGGACG
- a CDS encoding FHA domain-containing protein yields MPRLVVIKGEGGDGNTYHLQGTTTIIGRAEGEITFVEDPFLSPAHARFTSQNGRLFVQDMGSENGVFLRIKKPTPLRNGTYMLVGEQLLRLDRAPFSDGAPSTAGTYFYGSPRPNGSFRVVQCLAGGGEGRVASSDGNSLAMGREGNTLNFPDDRFISGHHARLDASSDGEDVLLTDTGSRNGTFVRIEGAQELFHGDYLFVGQQLLRVEIA; encoded by the coding sequence GTGCCGCGCCTGGTCGTCATCAAGGGCGAGGGCGGCGACGGCAACACCTACCACCTGCAGGGCACGACCACGATCATCGGTCGCGCCGAGGGCGAGATCACCTTCGTCGAGGATCCGTTCCTCAGCCCGGCGCACGCGCGCTTCACCAGCCAGAACGGGCGCCTGTTCGTGCAGGACATGGGCAGCGAGAACGGCGTGTTCCTGCGTATCAAGAAGCCGACGCCCCTGCGCAACGGCACGTACATGCTGGTCGGCGAGCAGCTGCTCCGCCTCGATCGCGCGCCCTTCAGCGACGGCGCGCCGAGCACCGCCGGTACCTACTTCTACGGCAGTCCGCGCCCCAACGGCTCGTTCCGAGTGGTGCAGTGCCTCGCCGGCGGCGGTGAGGGTCGCGTGGCCTCCTCCGACGGCAACTCGCTCGCGATGGGCCGCGAGGGCAACACCCTCAACTTCCCCGACGACCGCTTCATCTCGGGCCACCACGCACGACTCGACGCATCGTCGGACGGCGAGGACGTGCTCCTGACCGACACCGGCTCACGCAACGGCACGTTCGTGCGCATCGAAGGCGCCCAGGAGCTCTTCCACGGCGACTACCTGTTCGTGGGCCAGCAGCTGCTGCGCGTCGAGATCGCGTAA
- a CDS encoding GNAT family N-acetyltransferase, which produces MIALRRAHVDDLDAIAAIDAACFEASWTREMLAQELTREIAVVEVGTDDGVTCGYVCSWRVADEIHLLRVAVLPSRRRRGVGAALVRRVLELAARSGAAFVDLEVARGNLGAVALYRALGFDEVGCRPGYYTHPPDDALLLRAMIPRA; this is translated from the coding sequence ATGATCGCGTTGCGTCGCGCCCACGTCGACGACCTCGACGCGATCGCGGCGATCGATGCGGCCTGCTTCGAGGCCAGCTGGACCCGCGAGATGCTTGCGCAGGAGCTCACGCGCGAGATCGCGGTGGTCGAGGTCGGCACCGACGATGGCGTCACGTGCGGCTACGTCTGCAGCTGGCGGGTCGCCGACGAGATCCACCTGTTGCGGGTGGCGGTGCTGCCCTCGCGGCGTCGCCGTGGCGTGGGCGCTGCGCTGGTGCGGCGCGTACTCGAGCTGGCCGCGCGCAGCGGCGCGGCGTTCGTCGATCTGGAGGTCGCGCGCGGCAACCTCGGTGCCGTCGCGCTCTACCGCGCGCTCGGCTTCGACGAGGTCGGCTGCCGACCCGGCTACTACACGCACCCGCCCGACGACGCCCTGCTGCTGCGCGCGATGATCCCGCGCGCGTGA
- the ysxC gene encoding ribosome biogenesis GTP-binding protein YsxC, protein MNDESDHARANWRVSSASFESSAPKLALLPPADRPEFAVAGRSNVGKSSLLNAMSNQVGLARVSRSPGRTQLLNAFAWGLHGPGDATAQIRCVDLPGYGFAKVNAKIRDGFGPMVEEYLLQRESLRAVLVLVDVRREIDDRDLSLFEFLADRPLRTYMVGTKADKLGAAARGVWIDRVVQASGLPKARVLLTAARTGLGVVGRRSVLETLVRALEVPR, encoded by the coding sequence TTGAACGACGAATCCGACCACGCGCGCGCCAACTGGCGGGTCAGCAGCGCGAGCTTCGAGAGCAGCGCGCCCAAGCTGGCACTGCTACCGCCGGCCGATCGCCCGGAGTTCGCGGTCGCGGGGCGCTCGAACGTCGGCAAGTCGAGCTTGCTGAACGCGATGTCGAACCAAGTGGGCTTGGCCCGCGTGTCGCGATCGCCGGGGCGCACCCAGCTGCTGAACGCGTTCGCGTGGGGACTGCACGGCCCCGGCGACGCGACCGCGCAGATCCGCTGCGTCGACCTGCCGGGCTACGGCTTCGCCAAGGTCAACGCCAAGATCCGCGATGGCTTCGGTCCGATGGTCGAGGAGTATCTACTGCAGCGCGAGAGCCTGCGCGCGGTGCTGGTGCTGGTCGATGTGCGCCGCGAGATCGACGACCGCGACCTCTCGCTGTTCGAGTTCCTCGCCGATCGCCCGCTGCGGACGTACATGGTCGGCACCAAGGCCGACAAGCTCGGCGCGGCCGCGCGCGGCGTCTGGATCGATCGCGTGGTCCAGGCCAGCGGTCTGCCCAAGGCGCGCGTGCTGCTGACCGCCGCGCGCACGGGACTCGGCGTGGTCGGTCGCCGCAGCGTGCTCGAGACCTTGGTCCGCGCGCTCGAAGTGCCGCGATGA
- a CDS encoding dihydroorotate dehydrogenase electron transfer subunit — protein sequence MPTQFEARVIENHALGGGYVVLELAAVDGQLGEVVPGQFVMLRGAWGRELLNPRAFSVLWTRPEGRFAVMLKAYGRGTTRMVAMTAGATLTVTGPLGRGFRAHDGVTRQLLVAGGVGLPPLHLQARANADAGHAARTELFYGGRDRDDLVLRDDFERWGVAAVYATEDGSVGATGFVTVPLRERLRAAAANGEAVEVLSCGPTPMLRAVRALGLELGVPTWLCLEEAMACGFGVCLGCAVPVHGERPYRYCCTDGPVFAGEEVRWS from the coding sequence GTGCCCACCCAGTTCGAAGCCCGGGTGATCGAGAACCACGCGCTGGGCGGCGGCTACGTCGTGCTCGAGCTCGCCGCCGTCGACGGCCAGCTGGGTGAGGTCGTGCCCGGTCAGTTCGTCATGCTGCGCGGCGCCTGGGGCCGCGAGTTGCTCAACCCGCGCGCCTTCAGCGTGCTGTGGACGCGACCCGAAGGTCGCTTCGCCGTGATGCTCAAGGCCTACGGTCGTGGCACCACGCGCATGGTCGCGATGACGGCGGGCGCGACGCTCACCGTCACCGGGCCGCTCGGCCGCGGCTTCCGTGCCCACGACGGCGTGACGCGGCAGCTGCTGGTCGCCGGTGGCGTCGGTCTGCCGCCGCTGCACCTGCAGGCACGCGCCAACGCGGACGCCGGTCATGCCGCCCGCACCGAGCTGTTCTACGGCGGTCGCGATCGCGACGACCTCGTGCTGCGCGACGACTTCGAGCGCTGGGGCGTCGCGGCCGTCTACGCCACCGAGGACGGCAGCGTCGGCGCGACCGGCTTCGTGACGGTGCCGCTGCGCGAGCGCCTGCGCGCGGCGGCTGCGAACGGCGAGGCCGTCGAGGTGCTGTCGTGCGGCCCCACGCCGATGCTGCGGGCCGTGCGGGCGCTGGGCCTCGAGCTGGGCGTGCCCACCTGGCTGTGCCTCGAGGAGGCGATGGCCTGTGGCTTCGGGGTCTGCCTCGGCTGCGCGGTGCCGGTGCACGGCGAGCGGCCGTACCGCTACTGCTGCACCGACGGCCCGGTGTTCGCCGGCGAGGAGGTGCGCTGGTCGTGA
- a CDS encoding FHA domain-containing protein yields the protein MAAPPPAAGLPMQFGEAATGACSKCGFSSPPGFAFCGRCGTPLAAAPAPSADVGSAQTIFVGGGQQEPPPPLAMASTDVMQVQIADTEQQSAITAPVRPSSLGTAAPVASSSTAPGSAPVPTPAAAAGVPVRLVMLGADGQPVGERVLAAGEALEVGRDAGPPWDDDAYLDPQHACLRAAEDGIRIEDRNSLNGIFVKLLGRVELRSGDQFRVGQELLVYEELPEPTPTDDGTERMGSPNPGYWGRVSILVDPTMASAAFPIAGEGIGIGRESGDITFPQDGYVSGRHCRIVGDDQGIYLEDLGSSNGTYMRARNGQVVPFGSLVLIGQKLFQLERA from the coding sequence ATGGCTGCCCCGCCGCCCGCCGCCGGTCTGCCGATGCAGTTCGGCGAGGCTGCGACGGGGGCGTGTTCGAAGTGCGGATTCTCGAGCCCGCCCGGCTTCGCCTTCTGCGGCCGCTGCGGGACGCCGCTGGCCGCCGCGCCAGCCCCCAGTGCCGACGTCGGTAGCGCGCAGACCATCTTCGTCGGCGGGGGACAGCAGGAGCCGCCACCGCCGCTCGCGATGGCGAGCACCGACGTGATGCAGGTCCAGATCGCCGACACCGAGCAGCAGAGCGCGATCACGGCCCCCGTGCGCCCGTCGTCGCTCGGCACCGCGGCGCCGGTCGCATCGAGTTCGACCGCACCCGGCAGCGCGCCGGTGCCGACCCCCGCCGCCGCCGCCGGCGTGCCCGTGCGGTTGGTGATGCTCGGCGCCGACGGGCAGCCCGTGGGTGAGCGCGTGCTCGCGGCCGGCGAGGCGCTCGAGGTCGGACGCGACGCGGGCCCGCCGTGGGACGACGACGCGTACCTGGATCCGCAGCACGCGTGCCTGCGCGCCGCCGAAGACGGCATCCGCATCGAGGACCGCAACTCGCTGAACGGCATTTTCGTGAAGCTGCTGGGGCGTGTGGAGCTGCGCAGCGGCGATCAGTTTCGCGTCGGCCAGGAGCTACTCGTCTACGAGGAGCTGCCCGAGCCCACGCCGACCGACGACGGCACCGAGCGCATGGGCAGCCCGAATCCCGGCTACTGGGGCCGCGTGAGCATCCTGGTCGATCCCACGATGGCCTCGGCTGCGTTCCCGATCGCCGGCGAGGGCATCGGCATCGGCCGCGAGAGCGGCGACATCACGTTCCCGCAGGACGGCTACGTGTCGGGTCGGCACTGCCGCATCGTCGGCGACGATCAGGGCATCTATCTCGAGGACCTCGGCTCCTCCAATGGCACCTACATGCGCGCGCGCAACGGCCAGGTGGTGCCGTTCGGATCGCTGGTGTTGATCGGGCAGAAGCTGTTCCAGCTCGAGCGCGCCTGA
- a CDS encoding sigma-70 family RNA polymerase sigma factor encodes MSGLGVMSPDQELAAAMRIAHLRVEHWRRILSYPPFAEPIADFAEEQSSSTEEAPKLDLSSLRRSARALRDRETRANRDAFERDRAAAAETLAYSDVDGIIADRVLADLQLLETGEREGVSMSARPPRRGSKPFEEYVTKVRQSGNMLRTAKNQFVKSNLRLVVSIARRFNHGRMPLQDLIQEGNIGLMKAVDRFDHRKGFRFSTYGSWWIRHAISRAIADKGRAVRLPVHMIDAYHKVSKARRELETLQGRDPTPEELAKHTGLAANKIEKMDTLLLEAPVSLDRTVSEADGRKVIDFIEDEGNAQPGETLEADALSEQVREVIGALRPIEADILRKRFGLGADQELTLKEIGEQYSLSRERIRQLQEQALGKIRRELQRRDLI; translated from the coding sequence ATGTCCGGCCTCGGCGTCATGAGCCCCGATCAGGAGCTGGCGGCGGCGATGCGCATCGCGCACCTTCGCGTCGAGCACTGGCGACGCATCCTGTCCTATCCCCCGTTCGCCGAGCCCATCGCCGACTTTGCGGAGGAGCAGAGCTCCTCGACGGAAGAGGCCCCGAAGCTGGATCTCTCGTCGCTGCGTCGATCGGCGCGCGCACTCCGGGACCGCGAGACTCGCGCCAACCGCGATGCCTTCGAGCGCGATCGGGCCGCAGCGGCCGAGACGCTGGCCTACAGCGACGTCGACGGCATCATCGCGGATCGCGTGCTGGCTGATCTCCAGCTGCTCGAGACCGGCGAGCGCGAGGGCGTCAGCATGTCCGCGCGGCCGCCCCGCCGCGGCAGCAAGCCCTTCGAGGAGTACGTCACCAAGGTCCGCCAGAGCGGCAACATGCTGCGCACGGCGAAGAACCAGTTCGTGAAGTCCAACCTGCGGTTGGTGGTGTCGATCGCACGACGCTTCAACCACGGTCGCATGCCGCTGCAGGACCTCATCCAGGAAGGCAACATCGGCCTCATGAAGGCGGTCGATCGCTTCGATCACCGCAAGGGCTTCCGCTTCTCCACCTACGGCAGCTGGTGGATTCGCCACGCGATCTCGCGAGCGATCGCCGACAAGGGGCGCGCGGTACGGCTGCCGGTGCACATGATCGACGCCTACCACAAGGTCTCGAAGGCTCGACGCGAGCTCGAGACGCTGCAGGGGCGCGATCCGACGCCGGAGGAGCTCGCGAAGCACACCGGGCTCGCGGCCAACAAGATCGAGAAGATGGACACGCTGTTGCTCGAGGCGCCTGTGAGCCTCGATCGCACGGTGTCGGAGGCCGATGGTCGCAAGGTCATCGACTTCATCGAGGACGAGGGCAACGCCCAGCCCGGCGAGACGCTCGAGGCCGACGCGTTGTCGGAGCAGGTCCGCGAAGTGATCGGGGCATTGCGCCCGATCGAGGCCGACATCCTGCGCAAGCGCTTCGGGCTCGGGGCAGACCAGGAGCTCACGCTCAAGGAGATCGGCGAGCAGTACTCGCTCTCCCGCGAGCGGATCCGGCAGTTGCAGGAGCAGGCCCTCGGGAAGATCCGTCGCGAGCTCCAGCGCCGCGACCTCATCTAG